From the Catharus ustulatus isolate bCatUst1 chromosome 2, bCatUst1.pri.v2, whole genome shotgun sequence genome, the window CAGCACTGTATATTGTTCTCCATTCCATATTGACCAAGAGACTTAAGGCAAAAGCATTGCTAatacatgttttgttttcagatgttcacacaggttggggtttttttttttgcattctgcTGAACCTGCGTTGTAAAGACACTGGTAAAGGCAGAATGGTTTGGTAACTTGAGATGGTATCTCTCAAGTTATTCCTGAAGAGCTAAATTAGAGTTATGGCAGAGTGACAAAATACTTAGCTTAGAAAGCAGCAAGTGTGTAAGTTTGAAGACAATAAGCTAGTTAAAATAAacttaaatttctgttttgttataTTGAATCAATGCTTGAAGTCTCACTACCAGTCATGGTCTTGGTAATGAGTCTCAGATTCTCATCCATGGTCCTGTCACTTTGTCCAGGGTCTAGAAAATAGAAACTTTCACTGCTCACAAGAACAGGCCTGGGGGTTTGCCtcaccaaaacattttttttctgctaagcAGAATGATATGATTCCACAGCTCCTTCCAAGATAGAAGTGAGGAGGTAGGGAAGAGACCCTTCTCTCTCAGCAAGGAAGGTGAAAGGGTCACCCACAATTCAGTGATGAAAGACACCTTCCTGTAGAATACTGTCTGAGGACAGTATTCATcaaaaccactttttaaaatttgaagtaCTAGTTAAGCTGTTGCATGAGAAGTAATTGTACTTTTCCTCCAGTGACCTTACACATCTTGCAGTATTCAGTCTTTTTGGTGATCCTTGGGGATGCCAGCATGTCTGactgctcccagctggagccagTTTTAGGCAAATTGGGCTCTTGGCTGTTATGGCTGTGGACACTTGGACTTCAGGTGCATGTGTTCGCACTGGAGTTAGGAATGTGTAGCTGTTGAGTACCCTAAAGCAacatgctgctgctcagggcaggctggcCTGCTACTTAAAATTGGATAGAGGCTGTGCCATGCACATGCAAGGATGCAGATGAGTTGAGCCATCCTGTGGGCCAGACAAATGTTAATTTGCTCCAGCTCAGAAGGTCTGTAAGATGGGCTCTGTTCAGCTGCTTGGAGCATGGACAGACAGACGTGTGACTCCTTGCATTAATCTGTTAGGAATGCTACAAGTTATCCCATGTTTTGCTCTCCATTTTTGAATTTCAACCTAAACAGTTGCTTTAAATGGATTGTTTCAGAAGGTGAAGCTGGTTTCAGaaacagttttcagaaaaatctcttcCCTAATGCTTTCTTATTAACACTTGTAATTTTTGAAAGATCTATAAATAAGAGTAGCTCTCAGATAAGCAATCAATAAACTGACTTGGTGTATACTTTAATTATAGGCTTGTGAATGCCCACTTTACTGGAAAGGTCCTTTGTTTTATTGTGCTGGAGGTGAACGAACTGGATACGTGTCAGTTCATAAATTTGTTGCAATGTGGCGGAAGTAAGTagattacatttattttttttagaaatagtgCATTGAAATGTAATAGTTTAAGCTCTGAAAATGATCTTGTCTGTAAAGGGGAATAAAATGCTTTCCCATAATCAACCATTGTCAGCAAACTTGTACATGGGGAAATGTTACTAAATAATACTTTAATACAAACAAATCTTCATTCACGAGGTTTATACATCTAAAATGTCTGGTAAGTGACTGACAGttcatgagaaaaattaaaaccgTTGCCCTTACTTGTAGATGCCAACTCTGgacaaaatgttttctatttctaGTTCTTCTCTaattctaactttaaattgtcCTTTCATGTAATTGATTATGTGGTGTACCCACCTCCTTTAACACAAAGTTAAGAGACAGTTCTGCTTTGATAAGTTAACTTGGAGCATGGTTTGACATTTGTAATGAACTtttgaataaatattatttcatagACCTTGCTCTAGGATGCCTGCATGAGGTAGCATGAGTAATTTTCTGTGTAGAatattaaatggaaatatttacatttcagagTACTTCAGACCTGCTATGATGATGCTGCGAAGTTTGTTCACCTTCTGATGAACCCTGGATGTAACTACTTGGTGCAGGAagatttcattccttttttacAAGTAAATTGCAACTGAAACTATTTCTAGGAacacaacaaaataatgaaCTGGCAAAGACCAGAGTTGTTTGAACTAAACATACTTTTCCATGGTCGTCATTAAATTTTATTAGTAGTATTTAGTGCAACTGACTTTGCATGGTCCTATAAGGTTCTAGTGAGTGACTTGCTTTACAGTTAATCATTTCGTATAAGCTGAGGTCTTTTTTAAGCACCATGATGAGATTTAAAATCAATTGTAGGAATAGCACATGTATTGAAATCTTTTGTATTTCAGAAGGCACTTAAAGTTGTTTATGTCAGGATATGCCTTTGGAGGGCAAAATGGAATATGAATTCAAAACCTAGTAAATCTTTGTTGGAATAGCAGCAAACACCACCTATAGAAATGACTGAATAAAACCTAAATTGACTTTACTGAATCATAGCCACAGAATTCAAAGCTATGACAGTCAGCAGTCAAAATCCTCAGCCTATctaaaatataggaaaaaatactatattatttctaaaatatagaaaagcttttgttgatctgatttatttaaaagacgattttattttttaagaggtTTGTAGCGTTATTTGTCTGAAGCCTTGGTGAAAACAAAGTTGTCAGTCATGATTGGGGTAGTTAATTTGAATGGTTTTGGTTAAGGAAGCAGGTGTGCTATTCCTTGCTAATTGTCTTATATTGCAACTAATGAATTCCTTGGGATATtgttattccatttttttgtaGGATGTGGTGAATAGTCATCCAGgcctttcatttttaaaagaagcatcTGAATTCCATTCTCGGTATATTACAACAGTAAGTGATTTGTATCtggaaaagctattttttgGTTAACttaagaaaatcaaaattaagATTAGTCAATATGTCTAAGCATCTTTGTCCCTTGGGAAGGGTAGAGTTAGAGCAGGCTGTCAGTCTTCATTTTTCCATAACTAGAAATCTTGTGGAAAGTCTTTCTTAAGCATGAAAGCTCTTAACATTTGTAAGGAGTTGCTGAATTTAATACCAGTAAGAGAAGCAGTGAACTGTAATAATGTTAGATAAGTTAATGAACATTAAATGAAGAGCAGACTTATCTTAAACATTTGATTGTGGCTGTAGACTGCATTCATTAGAATCCTGATCTTAGTCTGGGATTAATTAAATGAAATCTTGAATGAAACATCTATATTAATATGATTATGTTCAGTAATAAGTGAAATAATAATATTGAAGCTGCTTGCTACTTTTCTCTCTGGGGACTTTTCTTCCAAGGAAGGTTTTATACATGAAAAGTTTCATTTCTGTCTTCCCAGGGTTATGTTACTGAAGTATTTGTTCTCTACCCAAGGGAAAAATCAGTGACATTAAATTTTCTCAACTGTAGACTAGATAGTTGATTTCACTGAAGTCTCAAAAGATTAAAGTCTTCAAAATGACATTCAATTCACTTTCTTTGTGCATGTGAAAACTAGCTTAATGAATAttctccaacaaaaaaaaaaaccatgcagTGTTGATCATCTTTTATCCATGTTTTAATCTGACCCAGGTTAAAATTgtgaagggtttttttgagagcatttgggttttgtttgttacATCCTTCTTACAGAGACCTGCTGGCCTATCAAGTATGTCCTGCTGCATTAGGTTTTGCTTCTTGTTATAATGATTACCTGAGCTCACAGGACTTAAGTGTCAGTTGTGATTGAAGGAATTGTTCTGCCTGTGAGTTGTTTTGGTTCTTAATATATTCTTGATTGTATCAAAGCCTGCTCTGGTTAAAATTGTGAAAGCTTGCTGCCTGTCCTGAAAAACACTAGGAAAGAAAAGGTCCTGCCATTTCCAGTTACTTTTCTTTGGAGGAACAGATTGAGTAGGTCTGAGTCTAGCAATATTGAATAAATTAGTACTGGAAGTATTTTATTAACAAAACATAGTGTGGTCTTCAACAGAAACTGGTGTTTAATCAAAAAATTGGTGTCAAATCAAGAAGAAAACTAATATGAAAATATCAACAATATTTGGAATGCCATTCTGCAGATTAAGAAATGGCAGGAGCACTCTGCCTTTTTCTTGTCATAATTTGGGATGGCATAAtttatcacagaatattctgaatttaaaGGGCCCACAGGGATAGAGTTtaactcttaagtgaatggtCCATATCAGGATCAAACCCACAGCCTTGGAATTATTTGCTTTGACCAACAGAGCTTGCTACAGTCTTCTAAAATTCTGTCCTGCAAATTGTTAATGATAATAATAGATTATTTTAACTATGATGAAAGAAACCATTTCATACCTGTATTCAGTTCGTTTAACATTGCTACATGAAGTTTTATCTACAGGATACTTCCAGTTGCAAACCAAGTGAGCCATTCTTCTGCTGAGTTTTTGTATATACctacatatatgtatgtgtgtatgcatATGCATTACATACATCTCTTTAGCACGTGTTGTGTAAGCCATGAAAGCAATCTGTTCTGTCTGCTAAGATATGGTATAGGTTTGCTGGTCAGTCTAATGGTCAGGTCAGTTACATATGGCCAAGACAGGGctaaaataagtttaaaatgtTTGCTGTGACAATTGAGATATTGTGTTTATTCTGCCAGGATGTTAGATGCATACCTGAACTATGAGTTCTTGAAATTGTAGTCTCTGTATTGCACcatttcttctcccttctgGAAAAGCACTCTGCAGAATAGTAAAGGCAATTCTCTGACAATTTGCTTAAACTCTGCATCAGTTGACTTTAGACAACAGTTTAAGTCTGTTCCCAGTTGTCTCTACCAAACattcaattttgtttttatttttagaccAGTTAAATGTATAACAGATGAGATAATGACATGCAGATGGATTAAGTTGCAAAGCTAAGGCAAAAacctttttagaaaaaattgctttgtaGTATAAGCCAAAAATGGGCCTTCCCTAAACTCACAATTAGAACTAAGTTAATTAAGTTTCAGAAGCAGGATAATCTATTCTTCTGTCTGGAGTCATTGAACCAGCTGTTCTCATTCAAAGTAAGAACTGAGGAGCTTGCTACTCTACAGTTTAAGCTTTCTTTCAAAACTTCATCAGGACATTACTCttctatttctaattttaaaatgattgGTTAATTTGAACTATTGATTTACTGCAATTAAAGTCTGAAGTGATAAAAGCTTACCCTGTAGTTGGGAGGACATGTTAATTGTGGGAAAGGGGTTCCTAAAGAGATGGGGATTTTAGTTCGTAACTACTCTCTTGCAAATGAAACCCTACACATGCAATACTGAGTCTTGACAATTAGGAATAATCAGTCAGCAGTTGAGCAGTTATAGTTCATAAtatgtttcaggttttttgtctgggtttttgggtttgttttgttttgtggtgaATAATTTGAAATGCACATATGGTTGTCTTAAGTCAAACTGAGATGAATAATGAATTCAGTTAAGtagcagaaaaaatatattttcaagtgTTATTTGAAAGGCTTTAGTTTGTATACTAAACCTGAGAAAATTATACTGAATGCATGAGTTGCCAAAAATAGCCATAGAACCattagtttggaaaagacttttaagatcATCGAGTTGATGTACgtgtaaaatttatttaaacaaaagtgCTGAGTACTCAACTGGATGTTTCTGGTTCTAGTATCAGTAATGGCACAAGAATTAGTCCTCTTTCTTgcacagttgttttttttccctgcacttGGAAAATATCAATGTACTGCTTTTAATGCTATTAACAGGgttatttttcaggaaacatGCAAATAGAATGAAgttaaatgaggaaaaacattCTATTTGCACCTGCAGGAAGTATTTCTGTCAGATACAGATTTGTTGTGCTTGTAGACTTCAGAAGTAGCAACATCTGCTGTACTCTGATCCTTAAAAAGTCCCAATTCTATTTCTGTGAATTCAATTATGAAGTAAAACAGTCTTATAGCAAATGCAGGTCTTTAAATCTGAATAATAAGATACATTAAGTTCATTAGATTATGTCCTGTAGATCTGGAAGACTTGAGGTAGTGAAATCGGCAGTATACATATTTTGGATAGCATATGAGTATTCTGCAGAATTACTGAGATTGAGGCACTGCAGCATGGAAATAAAACTTAGCTAGAAGAGTTTAAATGTAGATTTAGAAATTGTTTGGTTAATGGATAATATGACACAAGAAAAGTTCTAACTTATGAGAACAATAGAAATAGGAGAAAGATGGAGCTCTCTAATGCAGCTGTACTAAGACATCTTTGAGAAATATTTGGACAGGTATTTAATTGCCATAGCTAAagtttcttcctttatttttttcttgcaggtCATACAGAGAATATTTTATACAGTAAATAGGTCCTGGTCTGGGAAAATAACTTGTAATGAGCTTAGGAAAAGCAACTTTTTGCAGGTATGTAATATCTAGAATTTTGCAAGACAGATTTTTCTAGAAGTTTTAAAACTGCATTAACTAAAGGCTTAAGGGAGTAACATAAATAGCATTACTTCCTTTTCCAAAAAGTAATGAAGACCCAATTTCATTAATTCTCATATATTAGAATATGTTTAAATGTAACTTTTTGTATCTAGAGCTGTATACATATAAATGTGTGTAGTAGAAGTTGGTCAGATCTACTCATTCTTCTGTGAATGCATTCATGTTCTGCTCTGCGTGTTCAGTTTCACTGTCACACTGTATGGTGTGCATTGtccctgaaaacaaaaatcgTTCCACTGAATTAGCATTAGATATTAACTTGGTTATGAGAACTCAGATCATTCAACAAGTAAATATCTTACAAATTCTTTGATGTGTTCTGTTTATTCTTCTGATAATAGAATGTGGCATTATTGGAAGAGGAACCTGATATTAACCAGCTGACAGAGTACTTCTCATATGAACATTTTTATGTTATCTATTGCAAATTTTGGGAGCTGGATACAGACCATGACCTGTATATTGATCGGAAGGATTTAGCACGACATAATGATTATGGTATGATAAATGAAGCACCTTTGTTTACATGTATTAAATGACCTGTAAACTTTGAGCTGAGGAATTGGTTTAATGCCAAGGCCAGTTTCATGAGTCTGTTGGTGTAGCTGGTCCTGCTGACTTAGTGAACTAAAGCAGGACAAATCATCTGTGATGCTACTTTGCATCTACAAATACCACATTTGaggaaaattctgaatttgaaTTCTGATCTTGACAAAGTAGAGGAAATATCACTTAAGTGTTGGTGTGTTATAAATGGTTTTATTTGGCAGTTTTGGGTGGTTATCTTGGACGCAATCCATTGTACTGATATTATTCAAGTAGCATTATTTTATGGCAAGGTATAGAAAGAATAGAAAAGGCAAACGTACCTTCAGGTACTTGGCTTGTTTTGGAGTTTTGCTAACTCAGCTGCAGTGTGGTTTAATACTGTTTAGCACTAGTTAGCAGGTTTACATTTGCTGCATGTATAATATGCAATGACCATGATTCTGTAATCTTGCATGCTTGTTCCTATTTTAAATATCCTTGTAGCTTGTATGAAACTTTTGGGGCTCTTTTTAGATGCCTGGTGTGCATCTTAATAGTGTTCCTTTCAGGACTGAAAAACTTAAGCACAAAGTGATTGTGGAGTATTATCCCACATTATAAAGGATAAACACAATTCTGATTGCTTCTGAAAATTTGCCTGCTAAAGTTTGACTATGCTTTGGGACagtgagaaaggaaaactgctttCATTTGATTGGCTGCTCTATTAAGTTAAtacattttagaaagaaatcaCAACTAATATAGTGCCACCTGCAATTCAATTTAGCAAATTCTAAGGATAAATTGAATATCCTTGTAAAGGATACTCTCAAAACTGAGTGCTCTCAGTTCAGACATGTCTCTAAAATCCctgaaatgctttcaaaatagAAGCATGGGTCAAAACCATGTCAAAAATAGACCCCTATCAGAATCAGTAAGCTATGTTTATTATCTGTGATTGCACCCGTTCTGTTTTGGTTCTTTGACAAGGTCATGTAAAACTTAATGCCACTGGGAAATATTATTTACTTGTCAAAGAACTgggaaatgcagttttattAATCAGCCAGTTTTATTACTTGTATTGCAGTTTTATTGCTATTTCTGCATTAAGTTTGAATTCAAAGCTGGGCGGTTGTAGTTCTGCCTTAGAGACTTTGTGTTAAGTGATCCTCTCTAAAAGGACTCAAAGGGATTAATGAGCACTACACTTGATCTGTGTATATAAGAGTTCCAGTAAACTCTTCAACAACAtaatacaaagcaaaaataacttGCATAGAGCTGACACTGTTGCAAACCTTTCTTCACAGCAATTTCAAATAGGATGATAGAGCGCATCTTCTCAGGAGCAGTAACAAGGTACTTGCTTTGTATGCTGATCTAAATAGAGTTTaagttttgcttgtttgtgtgGTATTCCAAGGGAAGAAGATGGCTCCCCTTCACAAAGGAGCAGTCAATTTCAAGATTTAGTATAGTGGTTTAAACTCTAGTAGTACTAGTCTCGGAACCTTTGGCACAGTTCAAGTTCTTCACTCCCTTTACCCATATGAACACTGGCCACTGGATATTGTATGACTTGGGACTGGGAATGAAGGAAGAAATGTTAGTATCATTCTTCTTCCATCTCTCAAACCTGTAAAATGTTCACGGAGAACTGAGCTTTTAAGTACTAACTGTAAAATCAATGCTTATTGCATCAATAAATTTACAAAAATGCCTCCAGTTGAGTTAATTCATATTTTTGACAGTCATTCTTCATTTCTCCTCTTGGGATTGActtcctcttttgtttttattaaaaaacgTTGTATTAATTTTTGAAGTGTTTCCTAGCACAGTGTCTGAGATTAGAAAACAActaataaacagaaataaaatcagaaatgagAGACTTAGCAGGCATATGTCTAGAGCTTACTCCTTTATCTGAGTTTCTTGGGCAACACAAAACATGTACCATATCTTCCCAGAagataaaacagcaaaatatgaATTCCATTATTGAAATGTAATATGTCTATGAATTACCTGACTTTTTACTAGACAGATTGACTATGTGCAACTGATTTGGTTGCTGTAGTTACGAGACTAGAAACAGACAATTATGTTCCTGTCATGGACACTTATTTCCtgaatatttctatttcatttttatcttcatATTTTCGTTCAAAAACTTTTAGCTAGTGGAGTTCTGTAAAGCTTTTCTGTTCTCATTGTTTCTACCTGAACAGAAATTCTAGAAATGCATATGTACTTGTATATATcatcaaaaattatttgagatGGCTCTTCTGTTAACAGTTAAGCACTTTATGAACACTGGATTGTTTAGGAGTAAATAATTAATACCatcaaggaaaacaaaccttAATTTTGGTTAGTAAAAGCTAGgtgttctaaaataaattttctctttttcctcattgGCCTTCAAGAGgtagaaaagcacaaaaagatGGGAAGATTAGCTACGCTGATTTTGTCTGGTTTTTGATATCTGAAGAGGACAAGAAAACACCAACTAGGTAAGAATGAATTTGtttcagcaaaaataaagaCTGACTTTGTTTTTCCAGTCCTTAAATGGAGACTACTGAACAGCTGCAACTCTAATGGAAGAAACTAAACTATAAAAACATGAGTGGAAAACTGGCCCAGTTCTTTGCATCATTCTTGTTTATCAATGTCTCCTGTTGTTGTAGCTGTGGAGGTCtattttaatgacttttaaGAGGTTAATTCAATGTAATTGTCTCATAAATTGTGTGTGGCCTATTTATGAACGGAACCATATATTAAGGACGTTGCAGCTGTTTCATATGCCAGTGCCTTTGGGAAGCTGTGCAGCTACTGTTAGCTGTATGATACTGATAACAAACCATCATGTGACATGTCACTAGCTTGTTCAGTATGGGAACATGCCCAAAATACTGAAGGTTTCATGTACAATTCAATTTTTCATTGtctcctttgattttttttttttaatgtaaaaccATGTGTTTTAGTCTTCTCCTTCACACcattaacaaatattttcaaatgtaatAATGAATGGCATAACAAATACCAACAACTCTTACCACAGTAAGTGGTGTTTAATGACTTTCCATAGATTAATGGAATGTACTCTTTAAGTctagttttgcttttgaaacAGGCAACATGAATTCTTGAAATTCTTTAGTAAGTTTGTCTCTTTGGTGTTAATGACTGAATTTCAGCATTGAATACTGGTTCCGCTGCATGGATCTTGATGGGGATGGTGCTTTGTCTATGTATGAAttggaatatttttatgaagaacAGTGccaaaaattagaaaacatgGCCATAGAACCTTTGCCATTTGAAGACTGTCTGTGCCAGATGCTGGATCTTGTAAAGCCACAACATGAAGGTAATTAAACTCCTTTTCCATCTATAACTTCTGTTTCTCTGGTTTTAGGAGTTAGTGCAGCCTTAAGAGCACTTGGTTGGTCATATAAATAAAATGCCTTGAGGTTGTCTTTTCACTGAAGTCTGTTAAAGCTTAATAATCAGTCTTCCAACAGCAGGCAGGCATTCTTTCCATACTAAAATTTAATATTCTGCTTTGAAATTCCTTGTCAGCTTTCATTTTGTGCTTTGTTGCCACACTTAATCTTAAGTAAAACCTTGTTACTTGAGGTGAGGCTCTCAGGAAAATCTCTTGATGGTTCACCTATTTCTCACCTCTTCCAGTGCTCATTTAATTGAGTTTCTCTGGAGGGAACCGTTTCTAAACAGTGTTTGTCTCTTAGACCAGTATTAACTTATTTTACATTAGAAGCCTAAACTTCCCTTCAGAAATTCATGACAAGAGGTTTAAAATTAACAGAATAATAACCTGTTCTGAGTTTTTGGCTATTTTTTGCACCCATTTGAACTTTCCTGGACCTGCATTCTGCTCTCCTGCATTTGACGTTGTATCATCTTTAGCTGATGAAACTTCAGTTTACATTTTACACCTGAAAAAACCTTAAGTGAGCATGATATTCTATACAATTATGGTTAGACAACCAATTAGTAAGTTGTGCTTATTGTCCACTTTCTTTCTAGTATTCAGAATATttaaactgcaagaaacttaattttttttaaagacacttGTCATTTATtgagatgtgatttttttgcatGCTGAGAGAATTGAAATGGTTCAAAACTAGAATGTAAAGCTTGAACTTCCTATTTAAACAAGTTTAAAATGGATTTACTTAGTGAAAAAACATCTCTAAAGGCAGATTTAAAAGTTGTAAATGAAAAAGGTATATTAAGTGTGATTCATCTGATAGCTCCATCCCTGACATCAGTGGAATGAAGTCTTAGACTAACATTGTGTAATGCATAGGGGCTACGggcatttgaaattaaatgagGCAAGCTTTGAGAAGCACATTTATGTCAAATGATTGCTCACAATCACCTCCTGAGCTCAGTAGTTCCCTTCTAGTCTTATGTTATGCTTCTGAAAGACatttataataatatttctgttctgcatttaaaatgaaacaagatTGATGTATCTTCTCTATGTCATGAGGATGATAAAAGAAGGCTATCAAACACATGACTTATTCAGGGTAACAAAAATGAAAGCCAGTTGAGAAg encodes:
- the PPP2R3B gene encoding serine/threonine-protein phosphatase 2A regulatory subunit B'' subunit beta isoform X3 is translated as MKSESMRIKEISLRQDPDLRKELALLARGCDFVLPSRFKKRLKAFQQVQVQTKKEETLPPSHSQNIPTFYFPRGCPKEKVNIDAVIAKIEKTFSEFPNERATLEDMGKVAKACECPLYWKGPLFYCAGGERTGYVSVHKFVAMWRKVLQTCYDDAAKFVHLLMNPGCNYLVQEDFIPFLQDVVNSHPGLSFLKEASEFHSRYITTVIQRIFYTVNRSWSGKITCNELRKSNFLQNVALLEEEPDINQLTEYFSYEHFYVIYCKFWELDTDHDLYIDRKDLARHNDYAISNRMIERIFSGAVTRGRKAQKDGKISYADFVWFLISEEDKKTPTSIEYWFRCMDLDGDGALSMYELEYFYEEQCQKLENMAIEPLPFEDCLCQMLDLVKPQHEGKITLHDLKRCKLTNVFFDTFFNIEKYLDHEQKDQFSMLRDGEGETQEVSDWEKYAAEEYDILVAEEAASDQWNDGYEAELNPVDHQKASVLKYQMEKRPFFEMPSHLADVDLDEYDYDEDFE